GCGTTCAGGCGGCCCCGCCGCAGCAGGGCCCGGATGCGGGCCTCCAGCTCCTTGAGGGCAAAGGGCTTGACCAGATAATCGTCAGCCCCGGCTTCCAGCCCGCGCACCCGGTCGGCCACGGTGTCGCGCGCCGTGAGCATCAGCACGGGCACGGCGCTGCGGTGCTCCTCGCGCAGCATCCGGCACAGGCTTACGCCGTCCAGGCCGGGCAGCATGATGTCCAGCACAATACAGTCAAAACATCCCCGCACGGCCATGTCCAGTCCGGCCCGGCCATGCCGGGCGCAATCCAGCTCATAGCCCAGCGGTTCCAGATAGGCGTACAAATTGGCGAGGATGTCCTCATTGTCCTCAATGAGCAGAAGGGAGACGGGCATGGCGCACCTGCGGCGGATTTACACCGTCAGTTTAGTCGATGAGGGCCAAAGCGTCCACTTCCACTTCATTGGGACGCTTGCGGCTCCAGTCCACATGCCCCATAAGGCGGACCCGGTCATGGGGAGTGACGGTGAGGTGGCCGAAAATGTCGTTTTCGATCTCCACCACCACGCGGCCGCTCTCGTCGCCGAACACATATCTGTTTTTGCGGAAGGGAATCTTTTCCAGAATATGCCCTTCCAGCACGCAGGGGGCGTCATCCCTGGCGTCCAGCACGTCCGCCGCGCGGGTCACCACGGGCGACACGCCCGGCCCCTCAAATCCGGCGGCCCGCGCCGACCCAGCCGGAAACACGAGGCAGAACAATAACAGCAGCAATGCCAGTACACGCATGAGCATACTCCGGGCCCGGCCGGGGCGGC
The sequence above is drawn from the Desulfovibrio porci genome and encodes:
- a CDS encoding response regulator transcription factor, with amino-acid sequence MPVSLLLIEDNEDILANLYAYLEPLGYELDCARHGRAGLDMAVRGCFDCIVLDIMLPGLDGVSLCRMLREEHRSAVPVLMLTARDTVADRVRGLEAGADDYLVKPFALKELEARIRALLRRGRLNASGGPEGKSGLAAVEGVWTFADLTLNTVQHRAVRQGRELRLSPSGFRILAELIRVAPGLVRREALEHLLWGDEAPEGSALRTHIHELRRELDKPFAVPLLQTVPHVGYRLSLAPEAGA
- a CDS encoding NirD/YgiW/YdeI family stress tolerance protein — protein: MRVLALLLLLFCLVFPAGSARAAGFEGPGVSPVVTRAADVLDARDDAPCVLEGHILEKIPFRKNRYVFGDESGRVVVEIENDIFGHLTVTPHDRVRLMGHVDWSRKRPNEVEVDALALID